A genomic stretch from Pirellulales bacterium includes:
- a CDS encoding glycosyltransferase family 39 protein: MIAKLSERPGLVATLLLSLHAALLAWAATRHSPSIDEVGHMAAGLSHWHFGRFDLYRVNPPLVRLVATMPVALTRPRSDWSAYSLLRGARGEFECGEQFIAANGEWSFWLFTVARWACIPFSLLGGYVCYRWAGELYGPAGGLLAVALWCFCPNLLAHGQMITPDVGATSLGVLSCYLFWKWIRAPSWPRTFTTGIALGLAELTKATFLVLYAVWPLAWLFWRLARASKNAGQAFQPDGSLATLEERQAGKPGLRQAGQLVLMAALGLYVLNLGYAFEGPLQPLGEFHFLSAALGGPRDMGVPGSARRNRFSGTGLAGLRVPLPANYVLGIDHQKYDFEQGFPSYLHGEWRHGGWWYYYLYGLAIKVPLGTWLLFLMAVTVGITLRVMGAVADISRGASGTIGGATWRDEFVLLLPAAVIFALVSSQTGFNHHLRYVLPIFPFVFIWIGRLGRLFADPTERHRLRSLQETAERHEGRVSKERHGVRSVQMMAVGLALAWSIGSSLWYYPHSLSYFNELVGGPLGGRWHMLDSNLDWGQDLLYLKTWLGEHPEARPLGLAYFGYFDPRAAGIEFSLPPHGPVHLDNEGGERRQPSPTSSAEIGPLPGWYAVSVTMLHGYQYAIPDGKGGKFYTEQPYFTYFQRFEPVARAGYSIYIYHLELPEVNRVRRELGLRELDAPPAHNVGGGG, from the coding sequence ATGATCGCGAAACTATCAGAACGACCGGGCCTTGTTGCGACGCTCTTGCTCAGCCTTCACGCCGCGCTGTTGGCGTGGGCGGCGACGCGGCATAGCCCGTCGATCGACGAAGTCGGACACATGGCCGCGGGGCTGAGCCATTGGCACTTCGGCCGTTTCGACCTCTACCGGGTCAATCCACCGCTAGTGCGGTTAGTGGCCACCATGCCTGTAGCGCTGACGCGCCCGCGATCGGACTGGAGCGCCTATTCCCTCTTGCGCGGCGCCCGGGGGGAATTCGAGTGTGGAGAACAATTCATTGCCGCCAACGGCGAGTGGTCGTTCTGGCTGTTCACCGTGGCTCGCTGGGCATGCATCCCGTTTAGTCTGCTGGGCGGCTATGTATGCTACCGTTGGGCCGGCGAGCTGTACGGTCCGGCGGGCGGATTGCTGGCGGTGGCATTATGGTGCTTTTGTCCGAATCTCCTTGCCCACGGGCAGATGATCACGCCCGACGTGGGAGCGACGTCACTGGGCGTGCTTTCTTGCTACCTGTTCTGGAAATGGATCCGCGCCCCGAGTTGGCCGCGGACGTTCACCACGGGCATCGCCCTTGGCCTGGCGGAGCTGACGAAAGCGACCTTTCTGGTCCTGTACGCGGTCTGGCCGCTGGCCTGGCTGTTTTGGCGGCTCGCGCGCGCGAGCAAGAATGCAGGTCAGGCTTTCCAGCCTGACGGTTCGCTGGCGACGCTCGAGGAGCGTCAGGCTGGAAAGCCTGGCCTACGGCAAGCGGGGCAGCTCGTGCTGATGGCCGCGCTGGGCCTTTACGTGCTCAACCTCGGCTACGCATTCGAAGGCCCGCTTCAGCCATTAGGAGAGTTCCACTTCCTCAGCGCGGCGCTGGGCGGACCGCGCGACATGGGCGTGCCGGGTTCCGCCCGCCGGAACAGGTTCTCCGGAACCGGTCTGGCAGGGCTGCGCGTGCCTTTACCGGCAAACTACGTGTTGGGCATCGATCACCAGAAGTACGATTTCGAGCAAGGCTTTCCGTCCTATCTGCACGGCGAATGGCGCCACGGCGGCTGGTGGTACTACTACTTGTACGGCCTGGCGATCAAAGTGCCGCTGGGAACTTGGCTGCTGTTCCTCATGGCGGTCACCGTAGGCATCACGCTCCGCGTGATGGGGGCGGTGGCCGACATCTCGCGGGGCGCGTCGGGCACGATCGGCGGTGCGACTTGGCGAGACGAATTCGTCTTGCTCTTGCCGGCGGCCGTCATTTTCGCCCTGGTCAGCTCGCAGACGGGTTTCAATCATCACCTGCGCTATGTACTGCCGATCTTTCCGTTCGTGTTTATTTGGATTGGCAGGTTAGGGCGGTTGTTTGCCGATCCCACGGAACGGCACAGACTCCGCTCCCTACAGGAAACGGCGGAACGTCACGAAGGCCGCGTATCTAAGGAACGGCACGGAGTCCGTTCCGTACAGATGATGGCTGTGGGACTGGCCCTGGCGTGGTCGATCGGCAGCAGCCTCTGGTATTACCCGCATTCGCTTTCGTACTTCAACGAACTCGTTGGCGGCCCGCTGGGCGGCCGCTGGCACATGCTCGACAGCAATCTCGATTGGGGCCAGGATCTTCTGTACCTTAAGACATGGCTAGGCGAGCACCCAGAGGCCCGCCCGCTAGGGCTGGCCTACTTCGGCTATTTTGACCCGCGCGCCGCGGGAATTGAATTCTCGCTCCCGCCGCATGGTCCGGTGCATCTGGATAACGAGGGCGGCGAACGGCGCCAGCCGTCGCCAACCTCTAGCGCGGAAATTGGTCCGCTCCCCGGCTGGTATGCCGTGAGCGTAACAATGCTGCACGGATACCAATACGCAATCCCCGATGGAAAGGGAGGAAAGTTTTACACTGAGCAGCCGTATTTCACCTATTTTCAGCGCTTCGAGCCGGTGGCGAGGGCAGGCTACTCGATATACATCTATCACCTCGAATTGCCGGAGGTGAATCGGGTGCGGCGCGAGCTGGGCCTGCGCGAACTTGACGCACCGCCAGCGCACAACGTGGGAGGAGGAGGTTGA
- a CDS encoding glycosyltransferase family 39 protein, whose amino-acid sequence MAAGLSHWHFGRFDLYRVNPPLVRLVATRPVALMRPRSDWSAYSLSPGARGEFQCGERFISANGVRSFWLFTIARWACIPFSVLGGCLCYRWARELYSPVGGLLALALWCFCPNVLAHAQMITPDVGATSMGVLCWYLFWKWLRAPSWPRAVTTGIALGAAELAKSTFLILYALFPLAWLFWRVARASKSVGQAFQLDSVSAALEKRQIDKRDLAEVTSEGRRAGKAGLRQAAQLVLMAALGLYVLNLGYVFEGSLQPLGDYDFLSTSLGGAPDLAGRNSGRRNRFARTALAGLRVPLPANYVRGIDQQKSDFERGYPSYLRGEWRHGGWWYYYLYGLAIKVPLGTWLLFLIAASMGITLRVMRTANISPSETSTIGGATGRDEFVLLLPAAVILVLVSSQTGFNHHLRYVLPIFPFVFIWIGRLGRLFADATERHRVRSLPESAERHGGRVSPERHRVRPLQKVAAGLALAWSIGSSLWYYPHSLSYFNELVGGPQGGRWHMLDSNLDWGQDLLYLKTWLGERTEARPLGLAYFGYFDPRAAGIEFSLPPHGPVHPENEGGEPREPSPTSRAENGPLPGWYAVSVMMLHGYKYHIPDGQGDKSYMDRPYLTYFQHFEPVARAGYSIYIYHLELPEVNRVRRRLGLPELTDSPQPANQERG is encoded by the coding sequence ATGGCCGCGGGCCTCAGCCATTGGCACTTCGGCCGTTTCGACCTCTACCGCGTCAATCCGCCGCTCGTGAGGTTGGTGGCCACCAGGCCTGTGGCGCTGATGCGCCCGCGATCGGACTGGAGCGCCTACTCCCTTTCGCCCGGCGCGCGCGGAGAGTTTCAGTGTGGAGAACGGTTCATCTCCGCCAACGGGGTGCGATCGTTCTGGCTATTCACCATTGCCCGCTGGGCTTGCATTCCTTTTAGCGTGCTCGGGGGTTGCCTTTGCTATCGCTGGGCCCGAGAGCTGTACAGTCCGGTGGGCGGATTGTTGGCGCTGGCGTTATGGTGCTTTTGTCCGAATGTCCTCGCCCACGCGCAGATGATTACGCCCGATGTGGGAGCTACATCAATGGGCGTGCTCTGTTGGTACCTGTTTTGGAAATGGCTGCGCGCCCCGAGCTGGCCGCGGGCGGTCACGACGGGAATCGCGCTCGGGGCAGCCGAGCTGGCGAAGTCGACGTTCCTCATCCTGTACGCTCTTTTTCCATTAGCTTGGCTGTTTTGGCGCGTCGCCAGAGCTAGCAAGAGCGTAGGTCAGGCTTTCCAGCTTGACAGCGTGTCGGCAGCGCTCGAAAAGCGTCAGATTGACAAGCGCGACCTAGCGGAGGTCACGAGCGAGGGGCGTCGGGCTGGAAAGGCTGGCCTACGACAAGCCGCCCAACTCGTGCTGATGGCCGCGCTGGGCCTGTACGTCCTCAACCTCGGTTACGTATTCGAAGGTTCGCTACAGCCGTTAGGGGACTATGACTTCCTCAGCACGTCACTGGGCGGCGCGCCCGATCTGGCCGGGCGTAATTCGGGGCGGCGAAACCGCTTCGCGAGAACGGCCCTGGCGGGGCTGAGGGTGCCTCTACCGGCAAACTACGTTCGCGGCATTGACCAGCAGAAAAGCGACTTTGAGCGCGGCTATCCATCTTACCTGCGCGGCGAATGGCGGCATGGTGGCTGGTGGTACTATTACCTGTATGGCTTGGCGATCAAAGTGCCGCTGGGAACTTGGCTGCTGTTTCTCATAGCGGCCAGCATGGGCATCACGCTCCGCGTGATGAGGACGGCGAACATCTCGCCGAGCGAGACGTCGACGATTGGCGGCGCGACCGGGCGAGACGAATTCGTCTTGCTTCTGCCGGCGGCCGTCATTCTCGTTCTGGTCAGTTCGCAGACCGGCTTCAATCATCACCTGCGCTACGTGCTGCCGATCTTTCCGTTCGTGTTTATTTGGATCGGCAGGTTGGGGCGGTTGTTTGCCGATGCCACGGAACGGCACAGAGTCCGTTCTCTACCGGAATCGGCGGAACGTCACGGAGGCCGCGTATCTCCGGAACGGCACCGAGTCCGTCCCCTACAGAAGGTGGCTGCGGGACTGGCCCTGGCTTGGTCGATCGGCAGTAGCCTTTGGTATTATCCGCACTCGCTTTCGTACTTCAATGAGCTCGTTGGCGGTCCGCAGGGGGGCCGCTGGCACATGCTCGACAGCAATCTCGATTGGGGTCAGGATCTCCTGTACCTTAAGACATGGCTCGGCGAGCGCACGGAGGCCCGTCCGCTAGGACTGGCCTACTTCGGCTATTTTGACCCGCGCGCCGCAGGAATCGAATTCTCGCTCCCGCCGCACGGACCGGTTCATCCGGAGAACGAGGGGGGAGAACCGCGCGAGCCCTCACCAACCTCCCGCGCGGAAAATGGCCCGCTTCCTGGCTGGTATGCCGTGAGCGTGATGATGCTGCATGGATACAAGTATCACATCCCCGACGGCCAAGGCGATAAATCATACATGGATCGCCCATACCTCACCTATTTTCAGCACTTCGAGCCGGTCGCGAGAGCCGGCTACTCGATCTATATCTATCACCTGGAGCTGCCCGAAGTGAATCGGGTGAGGCGCCGTCTCGGCCTCCCCGAACTCACGGATTCGCCCCAGCCAGCGAATCAAGAGCGAGGCTAA
- a CDS encoding DUF1573 domain-containing protein: MSVSEPRYEFGMVPSGLVATHQFTVTNVSATPVKIRIAESSCTCTSAKLDKDTLEPAERATLLAALDTSAMQAAPVASIALVAEREVKEPIRQDFAVSLAAKIDPAHGVLPSAIRFDSLRRGGAAARAAFRIVLPSIDGAVPVLSAACDGEQPHIVVELSDAPRRSADDFVFVGDTTVDPNKLAEGERQFSTRIRISVARSDGPPQEFSLVASGEVANEIEAMPSVLYWGPSDHMASREVVFSALGDAAVDIGAVECAEGGIEWTVVDNGTDRPKLVVTCVSHAKHAGVHRSSVVVNASLRNGGKRRLVVPVIIL; the protein is encoded by the coding sequence GTGAGCGTATCTGAACCGCGGTACGAGTTCGGAATGGTGCCTAGCGGATTAGTCGCCACGCATCAATTCACAGTCACCAACGTCTCAGCCACTCCGGTCAAGATTCGCATTGCCGAAAGTTCCTGTACTTGCACGTCGGCCAAGCTGGACAAGGACACGCTCGAACCCGCCGAACGCGCCACGCTGCTGGCGGCGCTCGACACGTCGGCTATGCAAGCGGCGCCAGTGGCCTCGATTGCCCTCGTCGCGGAGAGAGAAGTCAAAGAGCCGATTCGACAAGACTTTGCCGTTTCTCTCGCAGCGAAAATCGACCCGGCCCATGGCGTACTGCCATCGGCCATCCGGTTCGACTCGTTGCGGCGAGGGGGTGCCGCGGCGAGGGCGGCGTTTCGTATTGTCCTGCCTTCGATCGACGGAGCAGTTCCCGTACTGTCTGCGGCATGCGACGGAGAGCAGCCGCACATCGTCGTGGAGTTGAGCGATGCTCCGCGGCGAAGCGCGGATGATTTCGTGTTTGTCGGTGATACCACGGTCGATCCAAATAAGCTGGCCGAGGGAGAACGGCAATTTTCCACGCGAATCAGAATTAGCGTCGCCCGCAGCGACGGGCCGCCGCAGGAATTTTCGCTCGTGGCAAGCGGTGAGGTCGCCAACGAAATCGAGGCCATGCCCAGTGTTCTGTATTGGGGGCCGAGCGACCACATGGCTAGCCGCGAAGTGGTATTTTCCGCGTTAGGCGATGCAGCAGTGGACATCGGAGCCGTAGAATGCGCGGAGGGCGGCATCGAGTGGACGGTCGTCGACAACGGTACCGACCGGCCGAAATTGGTGGTTACATGCGTCTCGCACGCGAAGCACGCCGGAGTGCATCGCAGTAGCGTCGTCGTCAACGCCAGCCTCCGCAACGGCGGCAAGCGTCGCTTGGTAGTTCCGGTGATAATCCTGTGA
- a CDS encoding glycosyltransferase family 39 protein, producing MSAPPLVVEAPPRQQAKQLPLRRPGARILLGIGGAVLLAAALRFPQFTTRSIWFDEAASWQQSSLPARELLHRLRFDTVLPPFFLLLKGWMAAFGESAASLRGFSVLFGLLAVAGMYLFAFELYLLSRAANEGRRTARGSMNAQWFALAVALMVATSPFQINAAIEVRMYAPGTAAVALSSWLLLRALRSGAWRWWLAYGASAGVTQYLHPYLLFSVAGQFAALFGLIAARFWRGKRRRAQSLAGRAGAAGALAAAMFLPGLPMFLAEHRMVHKGFWIAPLDAQLLADTFAQFVQPVDPPYGALRQVEAIGLTSVLLASVFVVAWRARRGDWMLIVSAAFPLAAAGLASLKTPIWEGRYFRFAHLFLLALIALAAWRLLARWPGVRAGLLLLLVWGNTFLAFDFWRSRQIETCHGMRGAMERVLASIGPGELVVAESHLHFVPAKFYAGSQARVRLVGSMARGRWARQFIPADDFIDNDQLERSLETGVWFIGHGPLDRFESSFDVPALHRVKVTETFVERYDHGVPDWPIWVFHCFADRQAPSP from the coding sequence ATGAGCGCGCCCCCTCTTGTCGTCGAGGCGCCGCCGCGCCAGCAAGCAAAGCAGCTGCCATTGCGCCGGCCCGGCGCACGCATACTCTTGGGCATTGGCGGGGCCGTGCTGTTGGCCGCAGCCCTGCGGTTCCCGCAATTCACCACGCGCAGCATCTGGTTCGACGAGGCGGCCTCCTGGCAGCAGTCCAGCCTTCCGGCGCGTGAGTTATTGCACCGCCTGCGATTCGACACGGTGCTGCCTCCGTTTTTCCTGCTGTTGAAAGGCTGGATGGCGGCATTCGGCGAGTCGGCCGCCTCCCTGCGCGGCTTCTCGGTATTGTTCGGTTTGCTCGCCGTCGCGGGCATGTATCTGTTCGCGTTCGAGCTCTACCTGCTGTCGCGCGCCGCGAATGAAGGCCGGCGCACCGCGCGCGGTTCGATGAACGCCCAATGGTTCGCGCTGGCCGTCGCGCTCATGGTGGCCACCAGTCCGTTCCAGATCAACGCCGCGATCGAAGTGCGCATGTACGCCCCCGGCACCGCGGCCGTTGCCCTGTCGAGCTGGCTGCTGTTGCGGGCCTTGCGCAGCGGCGCCTGGCGATGGTGGCTCGCCTACGGCGCAAGTGCGGGCGTGACCCAATACCTCCATCCCTATCTGCTCTTTTCGGTCGCAGGCCAGTTCGCCGCGCTGTTCGGCCTGATCGCGGCTCGCTTTTGGCGCGGAAAGAGGCGGCGGGCGCAATCGTTGGCAGGCCGGGCCGGAGCCGCGGGGGCGCTCGCCGCCGCGATGTTTTTGCCCGGCCTGCCGATGTTCCTCGCGGAGCATCGCATGGTTCACAAGGGCTTCTGGATTGCACCGTTGGACGCGCAACTGCTCGCCGATACTTTCGCGCAGTTCGTGCAGCCGGTCGATCCGCCCTATGGCGCGCTCCGCCAAGTCGAGGCCATCGGCCTGACGTCGGTCTTGTTGGCCAGCGTCTTCGTCGTGGCCTGGCGGGCGCGGCGGGGAGACTGGATGCTGATCGTTTCGGCTGCGTTTCCGCTGGCCGCGGCGGGGCTCGCGTCGCTGAAGACGCCAATCTGGGAAGGACGCTACTTTCGCTTCGCGCACCTCTTTCTGCTTGCGCTGATCGCGCTGGCCGCGTGGCGATTGCTGGCACGCTGGCCTGGCGTGCGTGCAGGGCTGTTGTTGTTGCTCGTATGGGGCAACACTTTTCTGGCCTTCGACTTCTGGCGAAGCCGCCAGATTGAGACCTGCCACGGCATGCGCGGAGCAATGGAGCGCGTGCTCGCTTCGATCGGGCCGGGCGAATTGGTTGTCGCAGAGAGCCACTTGCACTTCGTGCCCGCTAAGTTCTACGCGGGCTCCCAAGCTCGCGTCCGCCTCGTCGGCTCGATGGCCCGCGGCCGCTGGGCGCGGCAATTCATACCCGCGGACGACTTCATTGATAATGACCAACTTGAGCGGTCGCTCGAGACGGGAGTGTGGTTTATCGGCCACGGGCCGCTGGACCGCTTCGAGTCGTCGTTCGACGTCCCCGCCCTGCACCGCGTCAAGGTGACCGAAACGTTCGTCGAGCGGTACGACCACGGCGTGCCCGACTGGCCGATTTGGGTCTTCCATTGCTTCGCCGACCGTCAAGCGCCTTCGCCTTGA
- a CDS encoding glycosyltransferase family 2 protein gives MAGLIERIVPRAATAHAEAEPQHLAERDGYGALLTVIVPVYNEAATVDELLRSVVDVPLDMQVLVVDDGSTDGTTGVLERWEGHPVVELLAHSRNSGKGAAIRTGLEQAQGKYTLVQDADLEYDPRDYLCLLEPLLAGEADVVYGSRYLRSRTAIRENSGEADPETTLLTAARTLTSPATPPWTTFRIGVCALNAATRWLYGARLTDEATCYKLFRTETLRAMRLECERFEFCPEVTAKACRMGLHIAEVPVGYCPRGAAEGKKIRLRDGIEALKTLWRWRKWSR, from the coding sequence ATGGCGGGATTGATCGAGCGGATCGTGCCTAGGGCGGCGACCGCGCACGCCGAAGCGGAGCCTCAACATCTCGCGGAGCGAGATGGCTACGGTGCGCTGTTGACGGTCATCGTTCCGGTGTACAACGAAGCGGCGACGGTCGACGAGTTGCTGCGCAGTGTCGTCGATGTGCCGCTCGATATGCAGGTGCTCGTTGTGGACGACGGCTCGACCGACGGGACAACAGGGGTTCTCGAGCGCTGGGAGGGGCATCCCGTCGTCGAATTGTTGGCCCATTCGCGCAACTCCGGCAAGGGCGCCGCAATCCGGACGGGCCTCGAACAGGCGCAGGGTAAATACACGCTCGTTCAAGACGCCGACTTGGAGTATGACCCTCGCGACTACCTGTGCCTGCTGGAGCCGCTTTTGGCCGGCGAGGCGGATGTGGTGTACGGATCGCGATACCTTCGCTCGCGTACCGCGATTCGTGAGAATTCGGGCGAGGCGGACCCGGAAACGACGTTGCTTACCGCCGCCCGAACTCTCACGAGTCCGGCTACCCCGCCGTGGACTACGTTTCGTATCGGGGTCTGCGCGCTGAACGCGGCGACCCGTTGGCTCTACGGCGCGCGGCTCACCGATGAGGCCACGTGCTACAAGCTGTTCCGCACGGAGACGCTCCGGGCGATGCGTCTGGAGTGCGAGAGGTTTGAGTTTTGCCCAGAGGTGACCGCCAAAGCGTGCCGCATGGGGTTGCACATTGCGGAGGTTCCGGTCGGATACTGTCCGCGCGGCGCCGCGGAGGGCAAGAAAATCCGGCTGCGCGACGGGATCGAAGCGCTGAAGACGTTATGGCGCTGGCGGAAGTGGAGCAGATAG
- a CDS encoding DUF1559 domain-containing protein codes for MLKMCLEVDSAGSARRRVRGHGSGFTLMEVLVVISIIGMLMSLLLPAVQASRESGRRMQCQDHLRQQGLALFNHESAFSRLPSNGWGYLWVGDPDRGTGLRQPGGWIYATLPYLERGDLRRLGAGESQGDQKKSLARLLSFPLSLFNCPTRRPLGLYPQPWPPFNTAPVNMAAKTDYAVNAGDVFLDVGEGPLTLAQGDDPNYQWPKPKSEFTGVCFLRSEVTFAHIKDGKSYTYLVGEKNVRDYSSGGDIGDDQSMYSGDDFDIARWTPKGWTPLNDAAGNYDFGRFGSPHPHGCNFAFCDGSVRTISYGIDPEVHRRLGNRQDGKVIDDGWLK; via the coding sequence ATGCTTAAAATGTGCCTGGAAGTTGATAGTGCTGGGTCTGCGCGGCGGCGTGTCCGCGGGCACGGCAGTGGATTTACTCTGATGGAGGTTCTTGTTGTGATTTCCATTATCGGCATGCTGATGTCGCTTTTGCTGCCGGCGGTGCAGGCATCCCGTGAGAGCGGCAGGCGGATGCAATGCCAAGACCATCTGCGGCAGCAAGGGCTGGCGCTATTCAACCACGAATCAGCGTTCAGCCGGCTCCCATCAAACGGCTGGGGCTACCTCTGGGTCGGCGACCCTGACCGCGGCACAGGCCTGCGTCAGCCGGGCGGATGGATCTACGCCACGCTCCCCTACCTCGAGCGCGGCGATTTGCGTCGCCTCGGCGCCGGCGAATCACAGGGCGACCAGAAGAAGTCTTTGGCTCGTTTGCTTTCATTTCCGCTTTCGCTTTTCAACTGTCCTACACGGCGGCCGCTCGGCTTGTATCCGCAGCCTTGGCCGCCGTTCAACACGGCGCCTGTAAATATGGCCGCCAAGACCGACTACGCGGTCAATGCAGGCGACGTCTTTCTCGACGTGGGCGAGGGACCGCTCACCCTGGCCCAGGGCGACGACCCGAACTACCAATGGCCCAAACCCAAGAGCGAGTTCACCGGTGTTTGCTTTCTGCGGAGCGAAGTCACGTTCGCGCATATCAAGGACGGTAAGAGCTACACTTATCTGGTCGGTGAAAAGAACGTTCGCGATTATTCGAGCGGCGGCGATATCGGCGACGACCAGAGCATGTATTCGGGCGACGACTTTGACATCGCCCGCTGGACGCCAAAGGGCTGGACGCCGCTCAACGACGCGGCGGGCAACTACGACTTCGGCCGCTTCGGCAGCCCGCACCCACACGGCTGCAATTTCGCGTTTTGCGACGGCTCAGTGCGGACGATCAGCTACGGCATTGATCCCGAAGTGCATCGGCGGCTGGGAAACCGACAGGACGGCAAGGTGATTGATGACGGCTGGCTGAAGTAG
- a CDS encoding ABC transporter ATP-binding protein: MSQGDMPEVAIAASALTKAFGNTLAVDHLDFSLRAGRIFGLLGSNGAGKSTALKLFAGLIMPTSGKVVVLGCDVARRSAELRARIGYVPERHFIYPWMRVREVIRFTSAFYPTWNFDLANELCSSLGLDAAKRVKHLSHGMLAKLALLLALAHEPALLLLDEPTNGLDPLTRRQFLDALKTLPQLRERTVVLSSHNVSDIERTADEVGFMIAGRLAISGRVADLLGRTRRIHVRLAAESGPFVPPRNSIWQRGVDREWVVVARDVTSATLDEVRQANRCERVDEQAISLEDIFLAYARGRVGR, from the coding sequence ATGAGCCAAGGCGACATGCCTGAGGTAGCGATCGCAGCCAGCGCACTGACAAAGGCGTTTGGCAACACACTAGCCGTCGACCATCTTGACTTCTCGCTGCGCGCGGGGCGAATATTCGGTTTGCTCGGTTCAAACGGTGCTGGAAAGTCGACCGCCCTAAAGTTGTTCGCAGGGCTCATCATGCCCACGAGCGGGAAGGTCGTCGTCTTGGGATGCGATGTCGCGCGGCGTAGCGCGGAACTTCGCGCGCGGATCGGATACGTTCCCGAGCGGCATTTTATTTATCCGTGGATGCGCGTGCGCGAGGTAATTCGTTTTACCAGCGCCTTTTACCCCACGTGGAACTTCGATCTCGCAAACGAGCTTTGCTCGTCGTTGGGATTGGATGCGGCAAAGCGAGTCAAGCACCTGTCGCATGGCATGCTGGCCAAACTCGCGCTTCTGCTGGCCCTCGCGCACGAGCCCGCTTTGCTGTTGCTCGACGAGCCGACCAACGGACTTGACCCGCTGACTCGCCGGCAATTCCTCGACGCTCTCAAGACGCTGCCGCAACTCCGTGAACGAACGGTCGTGCTGTCGAGTCATAACGTCAGCGATATCGAACGGACGGCCGACGAAGTCGGCTTCATGATCGCGGGGCGACTTGCGATATCGGGCCGCGTGGCGGATCTGCTCGGTCGTACAAGACGCATACATGTTCGGCTCGCCGCGGAGTCGGGGCCGTTCGTCCCCCCAAGGAATTCCATTTGGCAGCGCGGCGTCGATCGTGAGTGGGTTGTTGTCGCTCGCGACGTCACGTCCGCGACGCTCGACGAAGTTCGGCAGGCGAATCGCTGTGAGCGCGTCGATGAGCAAGCGATCAGTCTGGAAGACATTTTTCTGGCTTACGCGCGCGGCAGGGTGGGGCGATGA
- a CDS encoding MauE/DoxX family redox-associated membrane protein codes for MVRWLWVSVLMFAAVTKTYQLMAYPGRAARFFGSHWLTVAVIEIHVAVAICLVFGQAGPRARYTATLWFLILSTLSLWKGLAGETSCGCFGEFAISPWVTFALDAAAVVSCSLGESTRPRFRSMRCLAWSLAITLPGIVAVAGVFSAPRHIVSDENGSDGYAANWGGGPICYDPAGLKGQPFLLMRYLEGGEVLGRGSWLAVVYRPDCRRCGGVLQDCDHLSRELGANGNPIRIAAIEIPSPDGRSAAERRAPFITCRLRSRAGGYQIDTPIAVFVQEGIVQASWFGRLPRAAELLGGPTAACAIAESEVKSPSTDMSGDCVSFVFPEKSI; via the coding sequence ATGGTGCGCTGGCTCTGGGTGAGCGTGCTTATGTTCGCAGCGGTAACCAAAACGTACCAGTTGATGGCCTATCCTGGCCGCGCCGCGCGTTTTTTCGGATCGCACTGGCTTACTGTCGCCGTCATCGAGATTCACGTCGCCGTGGCCATTTGCCTGGTATTCGGCCAAGCTGGACCTCGGGCGCGCTATACCGCCACTTTATGGTTTCTTATCCTGTCGACCCTCTCGCTCTGGAAGGGGCTCGCCGGGGAAACGTCTTGCGGTTGCTTTGGCGAGTTCGCCATAAGCCCTTGGGTAACGTTTGCGCTCGACGCGGCGGCGGTTGTGTCGTGTTCGCTAGGGGAGTCGACGAGGCCACGTTTTCGCTCAATGCGGTGCTTGGCTTGGTCCCTCGCTATCACGTTACCCGGTATTGTGGCCGTTGCGGGCGTATTTAGCGCACCAAGGCACATCGTTTCGGATGAGAACGGTTCGGACGGCTACGCTGCAAATTGGGGTGGGGGGCCGATTTGCTACGATCCCGCCGGGCTGAAGGGGCAACCTTTTCTTCTGATGCGGTATCTCGAAGGAGGCGAAGTGCTGGGGCGGGGTTCCTGGCTTGCCGTGGTCTACCGACCCGATTGCCGCCGTTGCGGCGGGGTACTTCAGGACTGCGACCATCTGTCGCGCGAATTGGGCGCTAACGGCAATCCGATTCGCATTGCCGCGATCGAGATTCCGTCGCCTGACGGGCGCTCGGCTGCGGAGCGGCGCGCACCGTTCATCACGTGTCGACTGCGATCTCGAGCCGGCGGTTATCAAATTGACACGCCAATCGCTGTTTTCGTTCAGGAAGGGATTGTCCAAGCCTCTTGGTTTGGGCGGCTACCGCGCGCGGCGGAACTTCTAGGCGGACCCACCGCCGCCTGCGCGATCGCGGAGTCGGAGGTGAAATCACCGTCTACTGATATGTCAGGGGACTGCGTCTCGTTTGTGTTTCCAGAGAAATCGATTTGA